From one Triticum aestivum cultivar Chinese Spring chromosome 4B, IWGSC CS RefSeq v2.1, whole genome shotgun sequence genomic stretch:
- the LOC123095212 gene encoding uncharacterized protein has translation MADWGPVVVATVLFVLLTPGLLFQLPAQGRIVAFGSMHTGGLAILVHAVIYFALITIFLIAIGVHIYAG, from the coding sequence ATGGCGGACTGGGGGCCGGTGGTGGTCGCGACGGTGCTGTTCGTGCTGCTGACGCCGGGGCTGCTGTTCCAGCTGCCGGCGCAGGGCCGGATCGTGGCCTTCGGCAGCATGCACACCGGCGGCCTCGCCATCCTCGTCCACGCCGTCATCTACTTCGCCCTCATCACCATCTTCCTCATCGCCATCGGCGTCCACATCTACGCCGGCTAG